One Mesorhizobium sp. J428 DNA segment encodes these proteins:
- a CDS encoding DEAD/DEAH box helicase — protein sequence MTDEKKTVPSVSVSYARNGSSTKSNALGMRPMQERAYEKRGEQYLLIKSPPASGKSRALMFIALDKLANQGLKQAIIVVPEKSIGASFNNEPLTKFGFWADWIVAPKWNLCNAPGEDNGGKVNSVGAFLESDDTVLVCTHATFRFAVEKFGIEAFDDRLIAVDEFHHVSANPDNKLGLHLGAFIGRDRVHVVAMTGSYFRGDAEDVLAPQDESKFDAVTYTYYEQLNGYEYLKQLDIGYFFYSGAYADDILNVLDPAEKTIIHIPSVNSRESTKDKIREVEHIIEELGEWQGTDPATGFQLVKTPEDRILRIADLVDDDAAKRDRVSAALKDPAQKNNRDHVDIIIALGMAKEGFDWIWCEHALTVGYRSSLTEIVQIIGRATRDAPGKTRARFTNLIAEPDASEEAVTEAVNDTLKAIAASLLMEQVLAPRFEFKPKNPTNVATPGFDYGEGGYDPEKCNVGFNEERGTFQIEIKGLAEPKSKEAARICQEDLNEVIASFVQDKTAIERGLFDEELVPEELTQLRLGKIIKDKYPELDEEDQEAVRQHAIAALNLTQQAKQVALGGGDAEPGANTGLIDGVRKFAMDVRELDIDLIDQINPFGEAYAILAKTMSEESLKQVAAAIAAKRTSLTPEEAKELAVRAVRFKKERGRLPSISSTDAWEKRMAEGAAAFVRFKDEGRYE from the coding sequence GTGACCGACGAAAAGAAAACAGTTCCTTCCGTTTCAGTATCCTATGCCCGCAACGGCAGCTCGACCAAGTCCAATGCGCTGGGTATGCGCCCAATGCAGGAACGCGCCTACGAGAAGCGGGGCGAGCAATACCTGCTCATCAAGTCGCCCCCGGCGTCGGGCAAGAGCCGGGCGCTCATGTTTATCGCGCTCGACAAGCTCGCCAATCAGGGGCTGAAACAGGCGATCATCGTCGTGCCGGAAAAATCCATCGGCGCGAGCTTCAACAACGAGCCACTGACCAAGTTCGGCTTTTGGGCAGATTGGATCGTCGCTCCCAAGTGGAATCTCTGCAACGCCCCTGGCGAGGATAATGGCGGCAAGGTCAATTCCGTCGGCGCTTTCCTTGAAAGCGACGACACTGTGCTGGTCTGCACCCATGCCACCTTCCGCTTCGCCGTGGAAAAATTCGGTATCGAGGCGTTCGACGACCGACTGATTGCCGTGGACGAGTTCCACCATGTTTCTGCCAATCCAGATAACAAGCTGGGCCTGCATCTCGGGGCTTTCATCGGCCGCGACCGTGTGCATGTCGTTGCGATGACCGGCTCCTATTTCCGGGGCGACGCTGAAGACGTGCTGGCCCCGCAGGACGAGTCGAAGTTCGATGCCGTCACCTACACCTATTATGAGCAGCTCAACGGCTACGAATATCTGAAGCAGCTCGACATCGGCTATTTCTTCTACTCCGGCGCCTATGCCGACGACATTCTCAATGTCCTCGACCCCGCCGAGAAAACCATCATCCACATCCCGAGCGTCAATTCGCGCGAGAGCACGAAGGACAAGATTAGGGAAGTGGAGCATATCATCGAGGAGCTGGGCGAATGGCAGGGCACTGACCCTGCCACTGGCTTCCAGTTGGTCAAAACACCGGAAGACCGAATCCTGCGTATCGCCGACCTAGTGGACGATGATGCGGCCAAGCGGGATCGCGTTTCCGCCGCACTGAAGGACCCGGCGCAGAAGAACAACCGCGACCATGTGGACATCATCATCGCGCTCGGCATGGCGAAGGAGGGTTTCGACTGGATTTGGTGCGAGCACGCGCTGACTGTCGGCTATCGCTCCAGCCTGACCGAGATCGTTCAGATCATTGGCCGCGCTACCCGTGACGCACCGGGCAAGACCCGCGCGCGCTTCACCAATCTGATCGCCGAACCCGACGCCTCCGAAGAAGCTGTCACCGAGGCCGTCAACGACACGCTAAAAGCCATTGCCGCCAGCCTGCTGATGGAGCAGGTGCTTGCCCCGCGTTTCGAGTTCAAGCCCAAGAATCCGACCAACGTCGCGACCCCCGGCTTCGATTATGGCGAAGGCGGCTATGATCCCGAGAAATGCAATGTCGGTTTCAATGAGGAACGAGGCACCTTCCAGATTGAGATCAAGGGACTCGCAGAACCCAAGAGCAAGGAAGCGGCGCGCATCTGTCAGGAGGATTTGAACGAGGTGATTGCGTCCTTCGTTCAGGACAAGACCGCCATCGAGCGCGGCCTTTTCGACGAAGAGCTTGTGCCCGAGGAGCTGACCCAGCTCCGCCTGGGCAAGATCATCAAGGACAAATACCCCGAGCTTGACGAAGAGGATCAGGAGGCGGTGCGCCAGCACGCCATCGCTGCCCTCAACCTCACCCAGCAGGCCAAGCAGGTTGCGCTTGGCGGCGGCGACGCAGAACCCGGTGCCAACACCGGTCTGATCGACGGCGTGCGCAAGTTTGCGATGGACGTGCGCGAACTGGACATCGACCTGATCGACCAGATCAATCCGTTCGGCGAAGCCTATGCGATCCTTGCCAAGACCATGAGCGAAGAGAGCCTGAAACAGGTGGCGGCGGCAATTGCCGCCAAGCGCACGAGCCTGACGCCGGAGGAAGCCAAGGAACTGGCCGTGCGGGCTGTCAGATTCAAGAAGGAGCGGGGACGGCTGCCGTCGATCAGCTCGACGGATGCTTGGGAGAAGCGGATGGCCGAAGGCGCAGCCGCCTTTGTCCGCTTTAAGGATGAGGGCCGCTATGAGTGA
- a CDS encoding ATP-dependent helicase, with protein sequence MTEPLQAALDRLSPTQRKAADWQDGAALVLAGPGVGKTTVLTTRIAQILNDSRNKNFRILALTFTTKAGDEMRERVEALVPGLTDRTFIGTFHSFCAQILRQHGSHIGIKPDFGIYDQDDDRRELLREALVAAADEGADVTPDDVRWLRAIDQLRSSLVSAEKTARHFRDPAAGERAARVYAIYEAALRANNSLDFNGMILDACRLAHQVPAVAARTRQSYPYWLIDEFQDTTPAQYRLVRFFAGDDFKNVFAVADDDQIIYQWAGASYRQIQQFREHFSPDLIQLVENRRCPPAIVQAANNLIGHNSDRTPGKEPLVATLPGEGPAILLRTFGTDAEEADGIADDIAGIATAERGEVAVLGRTRAILQPVLDALKARGVTASIAVRRDRFISPQFAWLQSCLDLSLRPGDRQVFTALAAAANRIAGLQLDTALLLAEAASTGTSYLEHWALAAEASQNEIAMNLSAIALRLVQSRSNWQQIVTEAITFLMTTAEAPEGVISDAAEDKAAWETAHRAIRAEKGAPPDLDELLQGMKLRPKEPPPDPTAVRLLTIHAAKGLEFDRVWLIGMAESVLPSWQSLKYNAAPSELEEERRNCFVGITRTKMQLVLTRAEQYQGYRKAPSRFLEEMGLNEPQEGTA encoded by the coding sequence ATGACAGAACCGCTCCAGGCAGCACTCGACAGACTGAGCCCGACACAGCGCAAGGCGGCGGACTGGCAGGACGGCGCGGCGCTCGTCCTCGCGGGACCAGGAGTCGGAAAGACGACGGTGCTGACCACCCGCATCGCCCAGATTCTGAACGACAGCCGAAACAAGAATTTCCGCATCCTCGCCCTGACGTTCACGACGAAGGCAGGCGACGAGATGCGTGAGCGTGTCGAAGCCCTCGTGCCCGGCCTGACCGATCGAACGTTCATCGGCACTTTCCATAGCTTTTGTGCGCAGATTTTGCGCCAGCACGGATCGCATATCGGAATCAAGCCCGACTTCGGCATTTACGATCAGGACGACGACCGCCGGGAGCTGTTGCGTGAAGCACTCGTGGCTGCCGCCGATGAAGGGGCGGACGTAACACCTGACGACGTTCGGTGGCTGCGTGCCATCGACCAACTACGCAGCAGTCTTGTCAGCGCTGAAAAGACGGCGCGGCATTTCCGCGATCCGGCGGCCGGCGAGCGCGCCGCGCGTGTTTACGCAATCTATGAGGCCGCGTTGCGCGCCAACAATTCCCTCGATTTCAACGGCATGATTCTAGACGCATGCCGGCTGGCCCATCAGGTTCCGGCTGTGGCCGCCAGGACGCGGCAGTCTTACCCGTACTGGCTTATCGACGAATTCCAGGACACGACGCCCGCCCAATACCGGCTGGTGCGCTTCTTTGCGGGCGACGATTTCAAGAATGTCTTTGCCGTCGCCGACGATGACCAGATCATCTACCAATGGGCCGGGGCTAGCTATCGGCAAATTCAACAGTTCCGCGAGCATTTCTCGCCGGACTTGATCCAGTTGGTCGAAAATCGGCGCTGCCCTCCTGCCATCGTGCAGGCCGCCAACAATCTCATCGGCCATAACTCCGACAGGACACCTGGCAAGGAGCCGCTTGTCGCGACACTTCCCGGCGAAGGTCCTGCCATATTGCTGCGGACCTTCGGGACGGACGCAGAGGAAGCCGATGGCATTGCCGATGATATTGCCGGGATCGCCACCGCCGAACGAGGCGAGGTTGCAGTTCTCGGCAGGACAAGAGCCATTCTCCAGCCGGTGCTGGATGCCCTGAAGGCGCGGGGCGTCACCGCCTCGATCGCGGTACGGCGCGACCGATTTATCTCCCCGCAATTTGCCTGGCTTCAGAGCTGCCTCGACCTGTCCCTTCGCCCCGGCGACCGACAAGTCTTCACGGCGCTCGCAGCGGCTGCAAACCGCATAGCCGGCTTGCAGCTCGACACAGCACTTTTGCTCGCCGAGGCGGCATCCACCGGGACCAGTTACCTGGAGCACTGGGCGTTGGCTGCCGAAGCGAGTCAGAACGAGATCGCCATGAACTTGTCAGCGATAGCTCTCCGGCTGGTGCAATCCCGGTCAAACTGGCAGCAGATTGTCACAGAGGCGATCACCTTCCTGATGACGACGGCGGAAGCGCCCGAGGGCGTCATCAGCGACGCCGCAGAAGACAAGGCCGCGTGGGAAACAGCGCACAGGGCCATCAGGGCCGAGAAGGGCGCGCCGCCCGATCTTGATGAGCTTCTCCAAGGCATGAAGCTGCGGCCCAAGGAGCCGCCTCCCGACCCAACTGCCGTCCGGCTTCTCACGATTCACGCGGCAAAGGGTCTGGAGTTCGATCGTGTCTGGCTCATCGGCATGGCGGAGTCAGTGCTGCCGTCCTGGCAAAGCCTCAAGTACAACGCTGCGCCGTCGGAGCTTGAAGAAGAGCGACGCAACTGTTTCGTCGGCATCACGCGCACGAAGATGCAGCTCGTTTTGACGCGGGCAGAGCAATACCAAGGCTACCGAAAAGCACCCTCGCGTTTTCTGGAGGAAATGGGTCTCAATGAACCGCAAGAGGGGACGGCATGA